One window of the Nicotiana tabacum cultivar K326 chromosome 4, ASM71507v2, whole genome shotgun sequence genome contains the following:
- the LOC107780140 gene encoding uncharacterized protein LOC107780140, whose protein sequence is MHPLPSSSPPQLPNDSTDSGVSAERRLREAEERLREAIGELQRRQRRARGLYPPCDHADESCVANAIGNVCQSFLLSYGVRVGIGILLRAFKLARGQSYSSLLDLKQLVSEKDLIVREEACRIGLLFGGFTGSYHALRCLLRKLRRKETPLNAILAGSVAGLAILALDDSNRRRTLALYLLARLAQCAYNSAKAKNRFHLWGSHWSHGDSLLFALACAQVMYSFIMRPESLPKAYKDFIQKTGPVAAPVYKAVKDCCRGSPVDVASLHAYLSKAKGSNTMKLEEFPSIIPCSVIHPGTNSCLVHNANAAAATFRKTFPLYFSLTFVPFVVLRLQKFMDAPTRTCWYALTGAVRSTTFLSAFVGIFQAAICSHRKVASKDHKLVYWVAGALSGLSVLLEKKARRGELALYVLPRAADSLWYILVNRHLLPAIKNAEVPLFCACMGGIMYYLEHEPDTMAPFLRGLIRRFLASRISNPTPPSNRSASYTYLHTLDAMKEPKMPENRETETLTAEKYNLESIPGL, encoded by the exons ATGCATCCTCTGCCCTCTTCTTCCCCGCCGCAGCTACCTAACGACTCCACTGACAGCGGTGTCTCCGCCGAGCGCCGTCTTCGTGAGGCGGAGGAACGCTTGAGAGAGGCAATTGGAGAGCTTCAGCGCCGGCAACGTCGTGCCCGGGGTTTATACCCGCCCTGTGACCATGCCGATGAATCCTGCGTTGCCAACGCTATCGGTAACGTTTGCCAAAGTTTTCTTCTCTCTTACGGTGTGCGCGTTGGCATCGGAATTCTCCTCCGAGCTTTTAAGCTCGCTCGCGGCCAGTCCTATTCCTCTCTACTTGATCTCAAG CAACTTGTCTCCGAAAAAGATCTAATTGTAAGAGAGGAAGCATGCCGAATTGGTTTGCTCTTTGGGGGATTTACTGGTTCCTATCATGCTCTGAGATGCTTGCTGAGAAAGCTGAGGAGAAAAGAGACACCCCTAAATGC AATTTTAGCAGGTTCAGTGGCAGGTCTGGCTATATTAGCATTAGATGATTCCAACAGGCGGAGAACGCTTGCCTTGTATCTTTTGGCAAGGCTAGCACAG TGTGCATATAATTCTGCCAAAGCCAAGAACCGGTTTCATCTGTGGGGAAGTCACTGGAGTCACGGAGATTCTTTACTCTTTGCATTGGCATGTGCCCAG GTCATGTATTCCTTCATAATGCGTCCTGAGAGTCTTCCAAAAGCATATAAAGATTTCATTCAGAAGACTGGGCCAGTTGCAGCACCTGTCTACAAAGCCGTTAAGGATTGCTGCAGAGGCTCTCCAGTTGATGTTGCTTCATTACATGCTTATTTATCCAAAGCAAAGGGTTCTAACACTATGAAGTTGGAAGAATTTCCATCTATTATCCCGTGTTCTGTAATTCACCCAGGCACCAACTCTTGCTTAGTTCATAATGCTAATGCAGCAGCAGCTACTTTCCGGAAGACATTTCCTCTTTACTTCTCTTTGACTTTTGTGCCCTTTGTCGTTCTACGCTTGCAGAAG TTTATGGATGCTCCTACGCGCACCTGTTGGTATGCTCTTACAGGGGCTGTTCGCTCAACAACCTTCTTGTCCGCTTTTGTTGGAATCTTTCAG GCTGCTATATGTTCCCACCGGAAGGTGGCGTCAAAGGACCATAAGCTTGTATATTGGGTAGCTGGGGCACTCTCAGGCCTCTCTGTGTTGCTGGAGAAGAAAGCTAGACGTGGCGAACTTGCCTTATATGTTCTTCCTCGAGCTGCAGATTCTTTATGGTATATACTAGTGAATCGCCATTTGCTTCCGGCTATCAAGAATGCAGAG GTGCCCTTGTTTTGTGCCTGTATGGGTGGTATTATGTACTACTTGGAGCATGAACCAGACACCATGGCTCCCTTCCTCAGGGGCCTGATCCGCCGCTTCCTTGCTAGCAGAATCAGCAATCCTACTCCTCCGTCAAATAGAAGTGCCTCTTATACATATCTACACACTCTCGATGCTATGAAGGAGCCAAAAATGCCAGAAAACCGAGAGACTGAAACTTTAACTGCAGAGAAATACAATCTTGAATCTATACCAGGACTTTGA